TGGCATTATCAACAACACTTTGTGCGCCATGCCGCAGAAGAGTTCAAAACTGTTGCACAAACCGTCTGTCCGTGCTTCGGTACGCCCGTTGTCATAGAAGCGGACACAGCTTGCTCGGGAGTAACCCAATGTGGCGGTAAAGGCCTTCGGAGGGTTGCCGCCTCTGCGGATAATGGTGAAATCCGCCGACCGAAAATCCTTTCCACTGTTCTTGAAAGAATGTGAATTTCGGTTTAACTTCGGTACACCGTCTGAGCAGCTTAAAATCCTGCAAGATTGGTGTGGAATTTAAGGCTAATCTAGTACAGCCCCTTGTTTTAAAGCTGCGGGTTTAAGTCAAGGTGGTCAATTTCTGACTGCCGTCAGGTGGCCATTTTTACACTGCCGGTAACAATAGCGAGCAGGCTCCAAGCCTTTCGGATATCTGTCGTCACCACCAATCGGCATTCCAACAATCTGCCTGTCGTCAAGACCGACATCACGCATGAAGCGCATTAAGGCACCAACGGAATTTTTCCGTGTCTGACCTTATAGCCGAAAGTCAAATTAAGCGTTTTTTCCCTCACCGATATGCGCCGTTCGTGGATCATGTTTTTAAAAGTTTGGCAAATCGGAAAAGCCCCCGAAAAATAGCCGTCCGAGTGTTTCAATATATCCGGCGGGATTTCTATATCGCCGTGATTGAACTGAATTTCAAAGCGGCACCGGTTCGATTCCTTATCATCCAACTGCCTGCCTTTTTCG
This genomic interval from Neisseria musculi contains the following:
- a CDS encoding replication initiation factor domain-containing protein; the protein is MPDRDNGCFDHHNIRPKSEMTGKMERAKMFYVGRKKNAKFVCMCEKGRQLDDKESNRCRFEIQFNHGDIEIPPDILKHSDGYFSGAFPICQTFKNMIHERRISVREKTLNLTFGYKVRHGKIPLVP